The following proteins are co-located in the Paenibacillus sp. FSL H8-0079 genome:
- a CDS encoding YqhG family protein, whose translation MTMSPHEVQAYVLTYLESLDCQIMERSPAHVTVKLSPEADKALTNRPYYWGFVERTGAPAETMSFTFIFDPDNYQQAIEAAEAKAAQSSPPVVPDPAGTNGVTNGNTPGEPPKDTILGRYFGITPSLPQLGPGRILREDVVYGSRRLQQIFGAAREGGAFVNLFEQAAKRQLRATAPAVYEPWLGVCFKVEFACDLKREELHFLGISLRSGEIIEKFGTKLNRRDLSPRLAENMHVQTAKVSLSDAGAALETHLTNRLQKLDYSWAEKAQERLDLELDVLDTYYEAVLREDMPEVELTDNLTSGTETGHSDRTTPVPMRPVIGITNAEPIGADVELAAEAAVQIDTETDAEEEKAKQAVIDREAMKLQYETRRSEMIWQYEPKVKVTAINSGMFHLR comes from the coding sequence ATGACCATGTCCCCCCATGAAGTGCAGGCTTATGTTCTCACCTATCTGGAATCACTGGATTGTCAGATTATGGAGCGTTCCCCTGCCCATGTGACGGTCAAACTCTCGCCTGAGGCGGACAAAGCGTTGACGAACCGCCCCTATTATTGGGGGTTTGTGGAGCGAACCGGAGCACCAGCTGAGACCATGTCTTTCACATTTATATTCGATCCTGACAACTATCAGCAGGCCATTGAAGCAGCAGAAGCCAAAGCAGCGCAATCATCACCTCCGGTTGTACCTGACCCTGCGGGAACGAATGGCGTAACCAACGGGAATACTCCAGGTGAGCCACCGAAGGATACCATTCTGGGGCGTTACTTCGGCATCACGCCATCTCTGCCCCAGCTGGGGCCAGGACGTATATTGCGTGAAGATGTGGTGTACGGCAGTCGCAGACTACAACAGATTTTCGGCGCAGCCCGTGAAGGCGGTGCCTTCGTGAATCTGTTCGAACAAGCAGCCAAACGGCAATTGCGCGCTACAGCGCCAGCCGTATATGAGCCTTGGCTCGGTGTCTGTTTCAAGGTGGAATTCGCCTGTGACTTGAAACGGGAGGAACTGCATTTTCTCGGCATCTCCCTTCGCTCAGGTGAAATTATAGAGAAATTCGGCACCAAGCTGAATCGACGTGACCTCAGTCCGAGGCTTGCAGAGAACATGCATGTGCAGACAGCTAAAGTTTCGTTATCCGATGCCGGAGCTGCTTTGGAAACTCATTTGACGAACCGCTTGCAAAAACTCGATTACAGCTGGGCAGAGAAAGCCCAAGAGCGACTTGATCTGGAGCTGGATGTGTTGGACACATACTATGAAGCGGTACTCCGGGAAGATATGCCTGAAGTAGAGTTAACGGATAACTTAACCTCCGGCACGGAGACTGGTCATTCTGATCGCACGACACCTGTACCAATGAGACCCGTTATTGGAATAACTAACGCTGAACCCATTGGAGCAGATGTAGAACTTGCAGCAGAGGCCGCAGTACAGATCGATACCGAGACAGATGCCGAAGAAGAGAAAGCGAAACAGGCGGTTATCGATCGTGAAGCCATGAAACTGCAATATGAGACCCGCCGATCCGAGATGATCTGGCAATATGAACCCAAAGTGAAAGTGACTGCAATTAATAGCGGCATGTTTCACTTAAGATAG
- a CDS encoding SNF2-related protein has protein sequence MNRKNPHHTNQPVAELPVPLEFDRSWINQLESRLDKGGPWGDYRLFQLGIQAEETNLIPNFDEIQCLKHLQGLTPLPHQMDTARRVLFEMSGRAILADEVGLGKTIEAGLILKEYMVRGLVSKVLILVPASLVLQWVRELNSKFGIPAIAQKKAYSWQNEVVVASMDTAKRDPHKDMLLNTDYDMIIIDEAHKLKNKKTTNYQFMLKLRKKYCLLLTATPVQNDMSELFNLINLLKPGQLGRQGDFAANFVVDKRVPKNQEQLKNELSKVMIRNRRGEGPVQFTKRNVSNVNLQLSPEEQALYDGVTSFVKDQYQEAGGNLSSMLSLVTLQREVCSSRDAVFVTLVNLSKKLPLDSPLRDKIWELVAHIKAIKENTKAEKTMELVRNMNEKVIIFTEYRATQEYLLNYFRNNGLTAVPYRGGMNRGKKDWMMDLFRGRVQAMIATEAGGEGINLQFCHHMINFDLPWNPMRVEQRIGRVHRLGQQNDVNIFNLSTTGTIEEHILNLLHEKINMFEMVIGGLDVILERLEKKESIEKSLYKIMLESQNEEDIRRKVDSLGQSLSSIQREVADEGPAVSGLDLRKGGS, from the coding sequence ATGAACCGGAAAAACCCGCACCACACGAATCAACCTGTAGCTGAGCTGCCCGTTCCGTTGGAATTTGATCGGAGCTGGATCAATCAGTTGGAATCACGACTGGATAAAGGAGGTCCTTGGGGGGATTACCGCCTCTTTCAACTCGGTATTCAAGCCGAAGAGACCAACTTGATTCCCAATTTTGACGAGATCCAATGTCTCAAGCATCTACAAGGCCTCACTCCACTCCCTCACCAGATGGACACTGCACGCAGAGTATTATTTGAAATGTCAGGCCGGGCCATTCTTGCCGATGAGGTGGGTCTTGGCAAAACCATTGAAGCCGGTCTCATTCTGAAAGAATATATGGTTCGGGGTCTCGTATCCAAGGTACTCATTCTCGTACCAGCGTCTCTTGTGCTGCAATGGGTACGGGAGTTGAATTCGAAATTCGGCATCCCTGCCATTGCCCAGAAAAAGGCCTATTCCTGGCAGAATGAAGTGGTTGTTGCTTCCATGGATACAGCCAAACGTGATCCGCATAAAGATATGCTGCTGAATACCGATTACGACATGATTATTATTGATGAGGCTCATAAGCTCAAAAACAAGAAAACAACCAACTATCAATTCATGCTGAAATTGCGCAAAAAGTATTGTCTGCTGCTCACAGCTACACCTGTGCAGAACGATATGAGTGAGTTGTTCAATCTGATCAACCTGCTGAAGCCGGGTCAACTAGGTCGTCAGGGTGATTTTGCAGCCAACTTTGTCGTTGACAAACGGGTTCCGAAAAATCAGGAGCAGCTTAAGAACGAGTTATCCAAAGTCATGATTCGTAACCGCCGCGGCGAAGGCCCCGTCCAATTTACCAAACGGAACGTCTCCAATGTGAATCTGCAACTGTCGCCCGAAGAACAGGCGCTATATGATGGCGTGACTTCCTTTGTTAAAGACCAGTACCAGGAAGCCGGCGGCAACTTGAGCAGCATGCTTTCCCTTGTTACATTACAGCGGGAAGTGTGCAGCAGTCGGGATGCTGTATTCGTAACACTGGTTAATCTGTCGAAGAAACTTCCGCTGGACTCTCCCCTTCGGGACAAAATTTGGGAACTCGTTGCCCATATTAAAGCGATCAAGGAGAATACCAAAGCGGAGAAAACGATGGAACTGGTTCGGAACATGAATGAAAAAGTAATTATCTTCACCGAATACCGGGCCACGCAGGAGTATCTGCTGAACTATTTCCGCAACAACGGGCTTACGGCTGTCCCCTATCGGGGTGGCATGAATCGGGGCAAAAAAGACTGGATGATGGACCTCTTCCGCGGACGTGTGCAGGCCATGATTGCAACCGAAGCGGGTGGCGAGGGCATTAATCTGCAATTTTGCCATCATATGATCAACTTCGATCTGCCTTGGAACCCCATGCGGGTAGAGCAGCGAATCGGTCGGGTGCATCGGCTGGGACAGCAGAATGACGTGAACATTTTCAACCTGTCCACAACCGGAACCATCGAGGAACATATTTTGAATCTGCTGCATGAGAAGATCAATATGTTCGAGATGGTGATCGGCGGGCTGGATGTCATTCTGGAACGGCTGGAGAAGAAGGAGTCTATTGAGAAAAGTTTGTACAAAATCATGCTTGAATCACAAAATGAAGAAGATATTCGCCGCAAAGTGGATTCACTTGGGCAATCGCTGAGCTCCATTCAGCGTGAAGTCGCGGATGAGGGCCCTGCTGTGTCCGGGTTGGATCTTCGCAAAGGAGGTAGCTGA
- a CDS encoding adenosylcobalamin-dependent ribonucleoside-diphosphate reductase yields the protein MKSNQRSYQLEGLSEKIFLDRYAWKDADSNHAKVGDVVLVLTKDDPKFPTKEVGEIIERKGQLVKVRTRSGEIIETNVEKLTLNIEKTPEEMWNRLAKAMASVESTADQRATWESKFRSVLEDWKLVPGGRIAAGAGASDELTLFNCYVIPSPQDSRSGIMRTLTEMTEIMARGGGVGINLSSLRPRRAVVKGVNGSSSGSVSWGGLFSYTTGLIEQGGSRRGALMLMMNDWHPDVLDFITVKQTMGQVTNANLSVCVSNAFMEAVKQDGDWDLVFPDTNDPDYDTEWNGDMQQWKAAGHSVVHYRTLKAREIWHSIIESAWKSAEPGVVFMEYYNQMSNSWYFNPIICTNPCGEQGLPGWGVCNLSAINLSKFYDETNHDVAWDELAETTRISARFLDNVIDATPYHFEENRLNQQRERRVGLGTMGLAELMIKLRIRYGSPESLAFLDKLYGFMAKEAYLASAEIAAEKGAFPAFEAEPYLQSGFMKNMVATYPEVGEAIRKQGIRNVTLITQAPTGSTGTMVGTSTGIEPYFAFKYFRQSRLGYDEQFVPIAQDWLDEHPGEALPDYYVTAMDLSAENHIRVQAAIQQWVDSSISKTANCPADFTVEDTAELYELAFDLGCKGVTIYRDGSRDVQVLSTSKKEETKIEDENTVEAGEKNVVSAIDNPNNIGGQAGVGSFTSEVDGGALSSDQTSPSAKVLDKQYRSRPQVLRGATYKINTPFGMAYITINDLEGTPGEIFLNVGKAGSDVFAMAEALGRVCSLFLRYGDHGHKVELLIKHLKGIGGSGAIGFGANRVESIADAVAKALESHVQSDVQENETGALQEQNQVESTYPKVEDQKTFTESRDLCPSCGSASLMNVEGCKTCSNCGYSKCN from the coding sequence ATGAAATCGAACCAACGATCGTACCAATTAGAAGGACTCAGCGAAAAAATATTTCTGGACCGATACGCCTGGAAGGACGCTGATTCGAATCATGCCAAGGTCGGGGATGTTGTATTGGTATTAACGAAGGATGATCCCAAGTTCCCAACCAAGGAAGTGGGCGAAATCATAGAACGTAAGGGTCAGCTTGTAAAGGTAAGGACTCGAAGCGGAGAGATCATCGAGACAAACGTGGAGAAATTGACACTCAACATAGAAAAAACTCCGGAAGAGATGTGGAACCGTCTTGCCAAAGCGATGGCTTCTGTCGAATCCACAGCCGATCAGCGGGCAACGTGGGAGTCCAAGTTCCGCTCTGTGTTGGAAGATTGGAAGTTAGTACCCGGAGGCCGCATTGCTGCGGGTGCGGGAGCAAGCGATGAGCTGACACTCTTCAATTGTTATGTCATTCCGTCTCCGCAAGACAGTCGGAGTGGCATTATGAGAACCTTGACCGAGATGACGGAGATTATGGCACGTGGGGGAGGTGTTGGCATTAATTTGTCCTCTTTGCGTCCTCGCCGAGCGGTGGTGAAAGGTGTCAACGGATCATCCAGCGGTTCCGTATCGTGGGGCGGATTGTTCAGTTATACGACTGGACTGATTGAACAGGGTGGAAGCCGCCGGGGTGCGCTCATGCTCATGATGAATGACTGGCATCCGGATGTGCTTGATTTTATTACCGTGAAACAAACGATGGGGCAGGTGACCAATGCCAATCTGTCTGTATGTGTGAGCAACGCATTTATGGAGGCTGTCAAGCAGGACGGAGATTGGGATTTGGTGTTCCCTGATACGAACGATCCGGACTATGACACCGAGTGGAATGGGGATATGCAGCAGTGGAAAGCGGCAGGTCATTCGGTCGTGCACTATCGTACACTGAAGGCTCGCGAAATCTGGCATTCCATTATTGAATCAGCCTGGAAATCGGCAGAGCCTGGTGTGGTATTCATGGAGTACTACAACCAGATGTCCAACAGCTGGTACTTCAATCCGATCATCTGTACTAATCCGTGCGGGGAACAAGGCCTGCCTGGTTGGGGTGTATGTAATCTGTCAGCGATCAATCTGTCCAAATTCTACGATGAGACGAATCATGATGTGGCATGGGATGAACTGGCGGAAACCACTCGGATCTCGGCTAGATTTTTGGACAATGTCATCGATGCAACACCGTATCATTTTGAGGAAAACAGACTGAATCAGCAGCGTGAACGCCGGGTGGGGCTTGGCACGATGGGACTGGCAGAGCTGATGATTAAGCTGCGTATTCGATACGGCAGTCCTGAATCTCTTGCATTTCTGGATAAACTGTATGGATTCATGGCGAAGGAGGCCTATCTGGCATCGGCAGAGATTGCAGCAGAGAAGGGAGCTTTCCCAGCTTTCGAAGCTGAACCGTATTTACAGAGTGGATTCATGAAAAACATGGTTGCGACGTACCCTGAAGTGGGAGAGGCCATTCGTAAACAGGGCATTCGAAATGTCACACTGATTACACAGGCGCCAACGGGAAGTACAGGTACGATGGTGGGCACCTCCACAGGTATTGAGCCGTATTTCGCCTTCAAGTATTTTCGTCAAAGCCGTCTAGGTTATGATGAACAGTTCGTACCGATTGCGCAAGATTGGCTGGATGAACATCCGGGTGAAGCATTACCAGACTATTATGTGACGGCGATGGATCTGTCGGCTGAGAATCACATCCGGGTGCAGGCTGCGATCCAGCAATGGGTGGATAGCTCAATCTCAAAGACGGCCAACTGTCCGGCTGATTTTACAGTGGAGGATACAGCTGAGCTGTACGAATTAGCCTTCGATCTTGGCTGCAAGGGAGTAACGATATACCGCGATGGTAGCAGGGATGTGCAGGTGTTGTCCACGTCGAAGAAGGAAGAGACCAAGATCGAAGATGAGAACACGGTGGAAGCAGGAGAGAAGAATGTCGTATCTGCAATAGATAACCCGAATAATATCGGAGGGCAGGCAGGTGTTGGATCTTTCACTAGCGAGGTTGATGGTGGGGCTCTTTCTTCCGATCAAACCTCTCCGTCTGCTAAAGTGTTGGATAAACAATATAGAAGCCGTCCTCAGGTACTGCGCGGTGCGACATACAAAATCAATACGCCATTCGGTATGGCTTACATTACGATCAATGATCTGGAGGGAACCCCGGGTGAAATTTTCCTGAACGTGGGCAAAGCAGGATCGGATGTGTTCGCGATGGCTGAGGCACTCGGTCGGGTATGCTCCCTGTTTCTGCGATACGGAGATCACGGGCACAAGGTTGAACTGTTGATCAAACATCTCAAGGGTATTGGCGGTTCGGGAGCGATCGGCTTCGGTGCCAATCGGGTGGAGTCGATTGCAGATGCAGTCGCCAAAGCATTGGAAAGTCATGTACAGAGCGATGTGCAGGAGAATGAAACTGGAGCATTACAAGAACAGAATCAAGTGGAGAGCACGTATCCAAAAGTGGAGGATCAGAAAACCTTTACCGAATCGAGAGATTTATGTCCTTCATGCGGCTCGGCATCCCTGATGAATGTGGAAGGTTGCAAAACATGCAGCAACTGTGGGTACAGTAAATGCAATTAA
- a CDS encoding acyltransferase family protein yields MSQSPNNKRHMNGLDGLRAIAVLAVIAYHLNLDFIPGGLLGVGIFFVLSGYLITDILVSQWQEHGRISLGDFWARRVRRLLPGMLTMTAVVMIWLACSDPSRLAALRGDIVSGVLYISNWWYIFHNVSYFESFGPPSPFGHFWSLAVEEQFYLLWPLLLIAAIVVFKRKGWLVVFIVVAAELSAGAMAIMYNPDLDPSRVYYGTDTRAFALLAGAALAVVWPSRKLSNSLPGMNRLVLDVSGLAALALLIYMMLNSSEYDPFLYQGGMVLQAIATTLLVAVLAHPSSFLARIIGAKPLRWIGERSYGLYLWHYPVIILTNPAVDTGGAHPVRIILQVAATVVLASLSLKYIENPIRYNGFRDSWSRLWGRGRSSIGIRNVWWKRAGLLMTILLLSYTVTQMMVSHAANSDSHSVSMSNTLNGENSVAEEQGQDVVPAITATSGSGQKNDAHSHKPEAGTKDDSGENEKPTGESTPESKPDDQNASANSGKDGQSDDKTSDDSVTNENEAPDDAGVNQSDGTDDAPDSSQEDEDTAPPAEDGKVHYTVIGDSVILDAKPYLEQSISGVHVDGHVGRQMWQAADVLEGLKRNNQMGSKVVLELGTNGSFNSKNLNAVLDYLKDEDHVYLVTVRVPRPWERTVNRALNEAASKYSNVSLIDWNSASEGHDEYFEKDGVHLTTQGSEAFAELVKNSIQ; encoded by the coding sequence ATGTCACAATCGCCTAATAACAAGCGACATATGAACGGACTGGATGGCTTGCGAGCCATCGCTGTACTTGCGGTAATCGCGTATCATCTGAATTTGGATTTTATTCCGGGCGGACTGCTCGGTGTAGGGATATTCTTTGTTCTCTCGGGATATTTGATCACAGATATTCTCGTGTCACAGTGGCAGGAACATGGACGCATTTCTCTCGGTGATTTCTGGGCAAGGCGAGTAAGGCGTCTGCTTCCAGGCATGCTGACCATGACAGCTGTGGTGATGATCTGGCTAGCCTGTTCAGACCCATCCCGGCTCGCTGCGCTTCGTGGTGATATCGTATCGGGTGTATTATACATAAGTAATTGGTGGTATATCTTTCACAACGTTTCCTATTTCGAAAGTTTCGGCCCGCCATCACCCTTTGGACATTTCTGGTCACTGGCTGTGGAAGAGCAATTTTACCTCTTATGGCCTCTTCTACTGATCGCAGCAATTGTAGTGTTCAAAAGAAAGGGATGGCTGGTCGTCTTCATTGTTGTCGCAGCTGAATTGTCTGCTGGCGCAATGGCCATCATGTATAATCCGGATCTGGACCCGAGTCGTGTATATTATGGAACAGACACGCGAGCATTCGCACTGCTGGCAGGTGCTGCTCTTGCGGTGGTGTGGCCTAGTCGCAAGCTGTCGAACTCTCTGCCTGGCATGAACCGGCTTGTGCTCGATGTGTCGGGACTGGCTGCGCTCGCTTTATTGATCTATATGATGCTGAATAGCAGTGAATATGATCCGTTTCTATATCAAGGGGGCATGGTGCTTCAGGCTATCGCAACGACGTTGCTAGTAGCCGTGTTGGCTCACCCATCGTCTTTCCTGGCACGTATTATTGGAGCGAAGCCACTACGCTGGATCGGAGAGCGATCCTACGGATTATATCTGTGGCATTATCCTGTCATTATTTTAACGAATCCCGCGGTGGATACGGGAGGAGCACATCCTGTGCGAATCATTTTACAGGTTGCTGCAACGGTTGTACTGGCCTCATTGTCTCTTAAATATATTGAAAACCCGATCCGGTACAACGGGTTCCGTGATTCTTGGTCCCGTTTATGGGGAAGAGGACGGTCATCGATCGGTATACGTAATGTGTGGTGGAAGCGGGCAGGTCTGTTGATGACGATTCTGCTGTTGTCTTATACGGTAACTCAGATGATGGTCTCCCATGCAGCGAATTCTGACTCCCATTCGGTATCAATGTCCAACACATTGAATGGAGAGAATTCCGTAGCAGAGGAACAGGGACAGGATGTTGTACCAGCGATTACAGCGACGTCAGGCTCTGGCCAAAAGAACGATGCTCATAGCCATAAACCGGAAGCAGGAACAAAAGATGATTCGGGGGAAAATGAGAAGCCGACAGGAGAGTCTACTCCAGAATCGAAACCTGACGACCAGAACGCTTCAGCAAATTCGGGCAAGGATGGTCAGTCTGATGACAAGACGTCTGATGACTCCGTGACTAACGAGAATGAGGCTCCGGACGACGCTGGAGTGAACCAATCCGATGGTACAGATGATGCACCTGATTCATCTCAGGAAGATGAAGACACGGCTCCTCCTGCCGAAGACGGCAAGGTTCATTATACGGTCATTGGAGATTCCGTGATTTTGGATGCTAAACCGTATCTGGAGCAGAGTATATCGGGAGTGCATGTGGACGGACATGTCGGCCGTCAGATGTGGCAGGCTGCCGATGTATTGGAAGGCTTGAAGCGAAACAACCAAATGGGCAGCAAAGTGGTGCTGGAGCTTGGAACAAATGGTTCTTTTAACTCCAAAAACTTGAATGCTGTGCTTGATTATCTGAAGGATGAGGATCATGTATATCTGGTTACTGTGCGCGTACCTCGTCCGTGGGAACGAACGGTGAACAGGGCTTTGAATGAGGCTGCATCCAAATACAGTAATGTCTCGCTGATTGACTGGAACAGTGCAAGTGAAGGACATGACGAATATTTCGAAAAAGACGGCGTGCATCTCACTACGCAAGGATCGGAAGCTTTTGCAGAACTGGTGAAGAACAGTATTCAATAA
- a CDS encoding extracellular solute-binding protein: protein MLKKWLSGFLAIALFSIILAGCAGGDTSEGGSGNDKVTVTLWHNWTGQDAKAVAMRQIIEDFRAAHPDIEVVDEGLPTDGLKTRLRTVAAANEMPDLFVMWPDAMTKEFVKGDLLQPINAELDAKPEWKDNFIPNALDGYTLDGNIYSVPMNLAPSSFIYYNEALFKQYNVKVPETWAELEQAIATFNQNKVIPMALGNKANWVAQSTIFSTLADRITGTDWFLKAAAQEGASFTDPQFVEALNKMQELGNIKAFQDGFNSIDETQMMQLYFQGKAAMVMNGGWALANLVNNAPEEVLNNTHITILPPVDGGQGEPRTTSGVVGTGLGVSKKLSGAQKEAAMELFYALAGPDGQKATLDSSTLVSYKIDLDKTKAHPLFVELYDLMQEVKITPVYDSKLGSATVEVINNALQELLMGGKAEDIAAKIQAAQANAVSQ from the coding sequence ATGTTGAAAAAATGGCTTTCGGGTTTCCTGGCAATAGCGTTGTTCTCCATTATTCTTGCTGGCTGTGCTGGTGGGGACACTTCAGAAGGAGGCAGCGGCAATGACAAAGTAACCGTCACACTCTGGCACAACTGGACCGGACAGGATGCAAAGGCGGTTGCAATGCGCCAAATTATTGAAGATTTTCGCGCGGCGCATCCAGACATTGAAGTTGTGGATGAAGGCTTGCCAACAGATGGTCTCAAAACCCGGCTTCGCACGGTGGCAGCTGCCAACGAGATGCCAGATCTGTTCGTGATGTGGCCGGATGCCATGACGAAGGAATTCGTAAAAGGTGACCTGTTACAGCCCATTAATGCAGAGCTGGACGCGAAGCCGGAGTGGAAAGATAACTTTATCCCGAATGCACTGGATGGATATACCCTGGACGGGAACATCTACTCCGTGCCTATGAATCTGGCACCAAGTTCCTTCATTTATTATAACGAAGCACTTTTCAAACAGTACAACGTGAAAGTACCTGAGACGTGGGCGGAATTGGAACAGGCGATCGCCACATTTAATCAAAATAAAGTCATTCCCATGGCGCTTGGTAACAAGGCCAACTGGGTAGCGCAATCGACAATATTCAGTACACTGGCTGACCGGATCACCGGCACAGACTGGTTCCTGAAAGCGGCAGCACAAGAGGGTGCAAGCTTTACCGATCCACAATTTGTTGAAGCCTTGAACAAGATGCAGGAGCTTGGCAACATCAAAGCATTCCAGGATGGATTCAACAGTATTGACGAGACACAGATGATGCAGCTTTATTTCCAAGGTAAGGCAGCCATGGTCATGAACGGCGGATGGGCCTTGGCGAACCTGGTGAACAATGCACCTGAAGAAGTGTTGAATAACACCCATATTACGATTCTTCCTCCAGTGGACGGAGGTCAGGGTGAACCAAGAACAACATCTGGTGTTGTGGGAACCGGGTTGGGTGTAAGTAAGAAGCTGAGCGGTGCACAAAAAGAGGCAGCGATGGAGTTGTTCTACGCACTGGCAGGACCTGACGGTCAGAAGGCCACATTGGATAGTAGCACATTGGTGAGTTACAAGATTGATCTGGACAAAACCAAGGCACATCCATTGTTCGTTGAATTATATGATCTGATGCAGGAAGTGAAGATCACACCGGTATACGATTCCAAGCTGGGATCGGCAACGGTTGAGGTTATTAATAATGCATTGCAAGAGTTGCTTATGGGCGGCAAGGCCGAAGACATTGCGGCTAAGATTCAGGCGGCTCAAGCCAATGCTGTTAGTCAGTAA
- a CDS encoding sugar ABC transporter permease, with product MNALRSRRFIMLGLAPAVIIYALFVFVPVVWSAYYGFFNWSGIGASKYIGVDNYIEIWHDPVFWRALKNNVIFVLASVFGQIPLALMLAVILHKSNPLQRFLRSAVFLPMVLSTVVIGMIWQYIYHPQIGILNFLLDALGLESWKLQWLSDDKIAIFSLVPPLLWSFVGLYLIIFISALQNIPGEIHDAAKIDGASGIRKLVSVSLPMIWGTVQVAIILCISGSLKSFDLVYIMTKGGPAHATELLATYMYNSTFTTYRYGFGSAISTTIVLISLLLIGTSQWVTSRKRKENH from the coding sequence ATGAACGCACTGCGAAGTCGACGTTTTATTATGCTGGGGCTGGCCCCGGCAGTCATCATTTATGCATTGTTTGTATTTGTACCGGTCGTGTGGTCAGCGTACTACGGGTTCTTCAATTGGTCCGGCATTGGGGCATCCAAATATATTGGTGTGGATAATTACATTGAGATCTGGCATGATCCTGTATTTTGGCGGGCACTGAAAAATAACGTTATTTTTGTGCTGGCATCTGTATTTGGGCAAATTCCGTTAGCGCTGATGTTGGCAGTCATCTTACACAAAAGCAATCCATTACAGCGGTTTTTGCGCTCAGCCGTATTTCTGCCAATGGTGTTATCCACGGTGGTCATCGGTATGATTTGGCAGTATATCTATCATCCACAGATCGGGATATTGAACTTTTTGCTGGATGCACTGGGGCTGGAGAGTTGGAAGCTGCAATGGCTATCCGATGACAAAATCGCGATATTCTCGTTGGTACCGCCGCTGCTCTGGAGCTTTGTCGGGTTGTATCTGATTATCTTTATCTCAGCTCTGCAAAATATTCCTGGCGAGATTCATGATGCTGCCAAAATAGACGGTGCTTCAGGAATTCGGAAGCTGGTCTCGGTCTCTTTGCCCATGATCTGGGGAACGGTTCAGGTTGCGATCATTCTATGTATTTCGGGTAGCCTCAAATCATTCGATCTGGTCTACATCATGACCAAGGGTGGTCCGGCGCATGCAACAGAACTACTCGCTACGTATATGTACAATTCCACTTTTACCACATACCGTTATGGCTTCGGAAGTGCCATCTCGACAACCATCGTACTGATCTCGCTTCTGCTGATCGGAACAAGCCAGTGGGTAACCAGTCGCAAACGAAAAGAGAACCATTAG
- a CDS encoding carbohydrate ABC transporter permease: MRATPVTIPSPRSGSDHPIRRLRSGIVWTLLTVYGILTLYPFYWLVISAFKTNEDFYSRPFGLPENWNVANFSNAWESSKLGTAFGNSLIVSVGSLILTLFIAALASFILARFQFRWKGLIMTFFVVGMLIPIHSTLVPLFILMKQMSLLNTYWALILPYTAFALPTAIFVLTAYLTSVPRDIEEAAFIDGTGLWGLFTRIMLPMSVPALSTVTILSFLHAWNDFSFALVFINKTGLKTLPLAIANFADGYQTDYGLTLAAMTLSVIPTIILYLIFQEQVMKGMTAGAVKG, translated from the coding sequence ATGCGCGCAACACCTGTAACCATACCATCACCACGAAGTGGCTCGGATCATCCCATTCGACGTCTTCGCAGCGGAATTGTTTGGACGCTGCTGACGGTCTATGGTATTTTAACATTGTATCCGTTCTACTGGCTCGTGATTAGTGCGTTCAAAACGAATGAAGATTTCTATAGCAGGCCTTTTGGATTGCCGGAAAACTGGAACGTAGCCAATTTTAGCAATGCATGGGAAAGCTCCAAGCTAGGGACCGCTTTTGGCAATTCACTCATTGTATCGGTCGGATCATTAATTCTGACGCTGTTTATTGCAGCGCTTGCTTCATTCATCCTGGCCCGCTTCCAGTTTCGCTGGAAAGGGTTAATCATGACTTTCTTTGTCGTAGGCATGCTCATTCCGATTCATAGTACGCTTGTCCCTTTATTTATTCTGATGAAACAGATGTCCCTGTTGAATACGTACTGGGCATTAATTTTACCGTATACGGCCTTTGCCTTGCCTACGGCTATTTTCGTGCTTACTGCCTATCTAACGAGTGTTCCACGTGACATTGAAGAGGCGGCTTTTATTGATGGAACAGGACTATGGGGGCTATTTACCCGAATCATGCTGCCCATGTCTGTGCCTGCGTTGTCGACGGTTACGATCCTGAGTTTCCTGCATGCGTGGAATGACTTTTCATTTGCGCTTGTGTTCATCAACAAAACTGGATTGAAAACGCTACCGCTGGCGATTGCGAACTTTGCAGATGGATACCAGACGGATTACGGATTAACGCTTGCTGCCATGACCCTGTCGGTCATTCCAACGATTATTCTGTATCTTATATTCCAGGAACAGGTTATGAAAGGTATGACTGCCGGAGCAGTCAAAGGGTAA